A genome region from Populus alba chromosome 5, ASM523922v2, whole genome shotgun sequence includes the following:
- the LOC118054095 gene encoding (1S)-1,7-diacetoxy-luvungin A aldo-keto reductase — MGSNIPTSTLRSTDRTIPLLGYGTAEYPFGASIETMKESILHAIELGYRHFDSASLYQSEVPLGEAISDALRLGLIKSRDELFITSKLWCSDGHKDLVLPALQKTLENLQLEYLDLYLIHWPVSSKPGEYVLPVKEKDLLPMDFRSVWEAMEECHKLGLAKSIGVSNFSCKKLENLLATAKIPPAVNQVEISPLWQQKKIREFCEEKGIHVTAYSPLGAKGMLWGTNNVMECQVLKEIAAARGKSMAQICLRWVHEQGVSVLVKSFNKERIKQNLDIFDWKLSQEDLKRISQIPQQRAYVAAEFVSEKGPYKSVVEFWDGEI; from the exons ATGGGATCTAATATTCCAACATCCACCCTCCGTTCAACCGATAGAACCATACCTCTTTTAGGTTATGGAACTGCCGAGTATCCCTTTGGTGCTTCCATTGAAACCATGAAAGAATCCATTCTCCATGCAATAGAACTTGGTTACCGGCACTTTGATTCAGCTTCTCTTTACCAGTCTGAAGTACCTCTAGGTGAAGCAATATCAGATGCTTTAAGATTAGGTTTAATCAAGTCTCGAGATGAGCTCTTTATCACTTCCAAGCTTTGGTGTAGCGATGGACACAAAGATCTTGTGCTCCCTGCGTTACAAAAGACACTCGA GAATCTTCAGCTAGAATATCTAGATCTGTATCTAATTCACTGGCCTGTGAGCTCAAAGCCAGGAGAATATGTGCTTCCAGTGAAGGAGAAGGACCTTCTTCCAATGGATTTCCGGTCTGTGTGGGAAGCTATGGAGGAGTGTCATAAGCTTGGCCTGGCAAAATCCATTGGTGTGAGCAATTTTTCATGCAAGAAGCTCGAGAACTTGCTTGCCACGGCAAAGATTCCTCCTGCAGTCAATCAA gTGGAGATAAGCCCTCTTTGGCAGCAAAAGAAGATAAGAGAGTTCTGTGAGGAAAAAGGTATTCACGTTACCGCTTACTCTCCGCTGGGAGCGAAAGGAATGTTATGGGGCACCAACAACGTCATGGAGTGCCAAGTGCTGAAAGAGATTGCTGCTGCTAGAGGAAAAAGTATGGCCCAG ATTTGTCTTAGATGGGTACATGAACAAGGTGTGAGCGTGCTTGTGAAGAGCTTCAACAAAGAGAGGATTAAACAAAACCTGGACATATTTGACTGGAAATTGAGCCAAGAAGATTTGAAAAGGATAAGTCAAATCCCGCAACAAAGAGCATACGTGGCAGCTGAATTCGTCTCCGAGAAAGGCCCTTACAAATCGGTTGTGGAGTTTTGGGATGGAGAGATTTAA
- the LOC118054091 gene encoding uncharacterized protein gives MVVMANKIERAHQMYRDGNYEEALGFYTEALSMAKTKPQKIALHSNRAACYLKLHDFKKAAEECTSVLELDHNHTGALMLRAQTLVTLKEYTSALFDVNRLMELNPSSEVYQNLEARLRTQLSLAPIPESEVELEEEEEDEHEAEPCGQVEIQDAATALVDINQKNEPCQTTNDAEVSVHKTPDIKKISVESTEKKSEPRTTIAAEVIAQARKKVEPRKTITAEVIAQAQRKAEPRNTAPAEADTRTKESIKQNSNGWQAIPKPKGHSTLDYARWDRVEDDSSEDDDEEEEEDSQPQYRFRVRTSGV, from the exons ATGGTGGTGATGGCAAACAAGATTGAGAGAGCACATCAAATGTACAGAGATGGAAACTACGAGGAAGCGCTTGGATTTTACACAGAGGCACTTTCCATGGCTAAAACTAAGCCACAAAAGATTGCTTTGCATAGTAATAGAGCTGCTTGTTATTTGAAATTGCATGATTTCAAAAAG gcAGCTGAGGAGTGTACATCAGTGCTTGAGCTTGATCACAATCACACTGGAGCCTTGATGTTGCGGGCACAGACGCTAGTCACCCTTAAGGAGTACACCTCAGCACTCTTTGATGTCAATAGGCTGATGGAGTTGAATCCTTCATCAGAAGTTTACCAGAATCTTGAAGCTCGTCTGAGGACACAATTG TCTCTTGCTCCAATACCTGAATCTGAAGTGGAGttagaagaagaggaagaagatgaacatgAAGCAGAACCGTGTGGACAAGTGGAAATACAAGACGCAGCAACTGCACTAGTAGATATAAATCAGAAAAATGAGCCTTGTCAGACTACAAATGATGCTGAAGTTAGTGTTCATAAAACACCAGACATCAAGAAGATTTCTGTGGAAAgtacagaaaaaaaatctgagccAAGAACGACCATTGCTGCTGAGGTTATTGCTCAAGCTAGGAAGAAAGTTGAGCCTAGAAAAACTATTACTGCTGAAGTTATTGCTCAAGCACAGCGGAAGGCTGAGCCTAGAAACACTGCTCCTGCTGAAGCTGATACTAGGACAAAAGAATCAATTAAACAGAATTCTAATGGATGGCAAGCAATCCCAAAACCAAAGGGACACTCGACTCTGGATTATGCACGTTGGGACAGGGTTGAGGATGACTCTAGTGAAGATGacgatgaggaggaggaggaggattctCAGCCTCAATATCGGTTCCGTGTAAGAACATCTGGTGTGTGA
- the LOC118054094 gene encoding nucleolar complex-associated protein 3: MGKKNKQKIILPPELPPEVPDDEIEVSDEDLQFVNENLDYAGFVSGLDTTSITKHVTRVADLKEDALERLYERRLQKKKLKEKEEEEKEKENRVEVDRVDALPVKSLDGQVYYRTLAEKKGGDGGEEDDGGGDKGIVRLTKTERRAKLKKSKKEAKKLGKQVENTEQVEATSQAAVLAEVKEDLTAEATFETKKRKLAELGIALLADPESNIKSLKEMLQFCLDDDDAIIKLGLLSLLAVFKDIIPGYRIRLPTEKELEMKVSKEVKKMRFYESTLLSVYKAYLQKLVLLEKKSKFQHVAVRCICTLLEAVPHFNFRESLLAAVVKNIGSQDDVIRKLSCSAIKSIFVNEGKHGGAATVEAVELIADHVKALNCQLHPDSVEVFMSLSFHEDLRKPEEPDKESKVKYKKNRKRKNVEEPGQLQESDRKRSKKELMAKMREEVTADYKSAVFTPDVKEQRKMQSDMLSAVFETYFRILKHVMQSTAASSQANGTSVAGESGAHPLLAPCLNGLGKFTHFIDLDYIGDLMNYLKKLAAGGSSPDNSSEKCAKGLTVSERLQCCIVAFKVMRSNLDALNVDLQGFFVQLYNLILEYRPGRDQGEVLVEALKIMLFEDRQHDMQKAAAFVKRLATFSLCFGSAESMAALVTLKQLLQKNVKCRNLLENDAGGGSVSGSIAKYQPYATDPNLSGALASVLWELNLLCKHYQPAISTIASSISTMSTSHNQVYLASTSPQQAFRDLSLEQESFNPKSDLRKSNNKRKRGSGPSRLASIEENVNSTGSLDEDELRKKLSDHFSLLRDFKESEKLRTELDRTTSALQLFEEYKKQKKKTARRGIKIGGKGV; the protein is encoded by the exons ATGGGAAAGAAGAACAAGCAGAAAATAATTCTCCCACCGGAACTCCCTCCGGAAGTACCAGACGATGAAATCGAAGTCTCCGACGAGGACTTACAATTCGTCAACGAGAATCTAGATTACGCCGGCTTCGTTTCTGGCCTAGACACCACTTCCATCACCAA GCATGTGACGCGCGTGGCGGATTTGAAAGAAGATGCATTGGAAAGATTGTACGAGAGGCGGTtacagaagaagaaattgaaagagaaagaagaggaggagaaggagaaggagaacaGAGTGGAAGTCGATCGTGTTGATGCGCTTCCGGTGAAGAGTTTGGACGGACAAGTTTATTACCGGACGC TGGCGGAGAAAAAAGGCGGAGATGGGGGGGAGGAGGATGATGGTGGCGGGGATAAGGGGATAGTGAGGTTGACAAAAACAGAGAGGAGGGCGAAATTGAAGAAGAGTAAGAAAGAGGCGAAGAAATTAGGGAAGCAAGTGGAGAATACTGAACAAGTGGAAGCAACGTCGCAGGCGGCTGTGCTG GCTGAGGTGAAAGAAGATCTCACAGCTGAAGCAACATTTGAAACTAAGAAACGTAAACTTGCAGAGCTTGGAATAGCTTTGCTGGCAGACCCAGAGTCCAATATAAAATCTCTGAAAGAGATGCTACAGTTTTgtcttgatgatgatgatgctatTATTAAACTTGGACTGCTATCCTTGTTGGctgtttttaaagatattattcCAGG CTATCGGATTAGGCTTCCCACTGAAAAAGAGCTAGAAATGAAAGTTTCCAAGGAAGTTAAGAAGATGCGATTCTATGAATCAACACTTTTATCTGTGTACAAG GCATACTTGCAAAAGCTGGTACTGTTAGAAAAAAAGTCCAAGTTTCAGCATGTGGCTGTTCGCTGCATTTGTACTTTGCTTGAAGCTGTTCCACACTTCAACTTCCGGGAGAGCTTGTTAGCTGCTGTTGTAAAAAACATAGGCTCCCAAGATGATGTCATAAG GAAGCTTTCTTGTTCTGCTATTAAGTCAATTTTTGTCAATGAGGGAAAACATGGTGGTGCTGCTACTGTTGAGGCTGTTGAATTGATAGCTGATCATGTTAAGGCTCTCAATTGTCAATTGCATCCTGACTCTGTTGAG GTATTCATGTCATTGTCATTTCATGAAGATCTTAGGAAGCCTGAAGAACCAGACAAAGAAAGCAAggttaaatataagaaaaatagaaagagaaagaatgtTGAGGAGCCAGGTCAACTGCAAGAAAGTGACAGAAAAAGAAGTAAGAAAGAATTGATGGCAAAGATGAGAGAAGAG GTTACTGCAGATTATAAGTCTGCTGTTTTTACCCCAGATGTGAAGGAGCAGAGGAAGATGCAGTCAGATATGCTTTCCGCTGTATTTGAAACATATTTCCGCATCTTGAAGCATGTCATGCAGTCAACCGCAGCTAG TTCTCAAGCAAATGGTACTTCAGTTGCTGGTGAATCTGGCGCCCACCCGCTGCTTGCTCCATGTCTGAATGGACTAGGAAAGTTCACTCATTTCATTGACCTAGATTACATCGGAGACCTTATGAACTATCTGAAAAAGCTTGCTGCTGGTGGTAGTAGCCCTGACAATTCATCTGAGAAATGTGCAAAGGGTCTGACTGTATCTGAACGCCTCCAGTGCTGCATTGTCGCCTTTAAAGTGATGAGGAGCAATCTTGATGCCCTGAATGTGGATTTACAGGGATTCTTTGTGCAGTTGTACAACCTCATACTTGAGTACCGTCCTGGAAG AGATCAGGGTGAAGTGCTAGTGGAAGCTTTGAAGATTATGCTTTTTGAAGACCGACAGCATGACATGCAAAAGGCAGCTGCATTTGTAAAACGATTGGCCACATTTTCATTATGCTTTGGATCAGCGGAATCCATGGCGG CTTTGGTGACTTTAAAGCAACTTCTTCAGAAAAATGTCAAATGCCGGAATCTCTTGGAAAATGATGCAGGAGGTGGCTCTGTTTCTGGCTCCATTGCA AAGTATCAGCCATATGCAACAGATCCTAATTTAAGTGGGGCGCTTGCTTCCGTTCTCTGGGAACTCAACCTTCTGTGCAAGCATTATCAGCCAGCCATTTCAACAATTGCTTCAAGCATCTCAACCATGAGCACGTCTCATAACCAAGTTTATCTCGCCTCCACATCTCCTCAACAAGCCTTTAGGGATTTGTCACTTGAACAAGAGTCATTCAACCCAAAATCCGatttgagaaaatcaaataacaagaGGAAAAGAGGGAGTGGGCCTTCCAGATTGGCTAGCATAGAAGAAAATGTGAACAGCACAGGTTCACTCGACGAAGATGAGTTGAGAAAGAAACTTTCTGATCATTTCAGTCTTCTTCGTGACTTCAAGGAGAGTGAGAAATTGAGGACTGAATTAGATCGGACAACGTCAGCCTTGCAGTTGTTTGAAGAATataagaagcaaaagaaaaaaaccgcTAGACGAGGAATCAAGATTGGAGGGAAGGGAGTTTGA